One part of the Arabidopsis thaliana chromosome 4, partial sequence genome encodes these proteins:
- a CDS encoding Major facilitator superfamily protein (Major facilitator superfamily protein; LOCATED IN: plasma membrane; EXPRESSED IN: 21 plant structures; EXPRESSED DURING: 13 growth stages; CONTAINS InterPro DOMAIN/s: Protein of unknown function DUF791 (InterPro:IPR008509), Major facilitator superfamily, general substrate transporter (InterPro:IPR016196); BEST Arabidopsis thaliana protein match is: Major facilitator superfamily protein (TAIR:AT3G49310.1); Has 30201 Blast hits to 17322 proteins in 780 species: Archae - 12; Bacteria - 1396; Metazoa - 17338; Fungi - 3422; Plants - 5037; Viruses - 0; Other Eukaryotes - 2996 (source: NCBI BLink).) — protein MEIFYYLVFGVLGLVVAALELSKNNKDRINTSSAFNSFKNNYLLVYSLMMAGDWLQGPYVYYLYSTYGFGKGDIGQLFIAGFGSSMLFGTIVGSLADKQGRKRACVTYCITYILSCITKHSPQYKVLMVGRVLGGIATSLLFSSFESWLVAEHNKRGFEQQWLSVTFSKAVFFGNGLVAIIAGLFGNLLVDTFSLGPVAPFDAAACFLTIGMAVILSSWTENYGDPSENKDLLTQFRGAAVAIASDEKIALLGAIQSLFEGSMYTFVFLWTPALSPNDEEIPHGFIFATFMLASMLGSSLASRLLSRSTPKVESYMQIVFLVSGAALLLPILMTLFIAPSKVKGGGISFSGCFQLLGFCIFEACVGLFWPSIMKMRSQYIPEEARSTIMNFFRIPLNIFVCVVLYNVNAFPITVMFGMCSIFLFVASLLQRRLMMIVDKPKTNDWTPLEERNTEEDPLNI, from the exons ATGGAGATTTTCTACTACTTGGTGTTTGGGGTTTTGGGTCTCGTCGTCGCGGCGTTGGAGCTTAGCAAGAACAACAAGGATCGAATCAACACTTCTTCAGCTTTCAATTCTTTCAAGAACAATTATCTCCTTGTCTATTCGCTCATGATGG CGGGTGATTGGTTGCAGGGTCCATATGTGTACTATCTTTATAGTACTTATGGATTTGGTAAAGGGGACATTGGACAGCTTTTCATTGCTGGTTTTGGTTCCTCTATGTTGTTTGGTACCATCGTTGGGTCTCTAGCCGACAAACA GGGTCGTAAGAGGGCATGTGTTACCTATTGTATTACCTATATATTGAGCTGCATCACCAAGCATTCTCCTCAATATAAGGTTTTGATGGTAGGCCGTGTCTTGGGAGGCATTGCTACTTCCCTTCTGTTTTCGTCATTTGAATCATGGCTAGTTGCTGAGCACAATAAG AGGGGCTTTGAGCAGCAATGGCTGTCTGTGACATTTTCAAAGGCAGTGTTTTTTGGCAACGGTCTCGTTGCAATTATCGCTGGATTGTTTGGGAACCTGCTTGTTGATACCTTCTCTCTTGGGCCTGTTGCGCCATTTGACGCTGCTGCATGCTTTCTTACTATTGGAATGGCTGTCATTCTATCATCATGGACAGAAAACTATGGAGATCCATCAGAAAACAAGGACTTGCTTACCCAGTTCAGAGGTGCTGCAGTGGCCATTGCCTCTG ATGAGAAGATAGCACTATTGGGTGCTATCCAGTCGCTCTTTGAAGGATCTATGTATACTTTTGTATTCCTCTGGACTCCTGCTCTAAGTCCGAACGATGAGGAGATTCCCCATGGTTTCATTTTTGCAACATTTATGCTAGCTTCGATGCTAGGCAGTTCCCTTGCATCTCGTCTGTTGTCTCGTTCAACTCCCAAAGTAGAGAGCTACATGCAGATTGTTTTCCTAGTTTCCGGTGCTGCACTATTGCTTCCAATATTAATGACT TTGTTCATAGCACCTTCCAAGGTGAAAGGTGGAGGAATCTCTTTCTCGGGTTGCTTTCAGCTCCTTGGGTTCTGTATATTCGAGGCGTGTGTAGGACTGTTTTGGCCATCCATAATGAAGATGAGATCCCAATACATCCCAGAAGAAGCCAGAAGCACAATAATGAACTTTTTCCGCATTCCTCTGAATATCTTTGTCTGCGTTGTATTGTACAAT GTAAATGCATTCCCTATCACGGTCATGTTTGGAATGTGCTCGATCTTCCTCTTTGTTGCAAGTCTCCTACAAAGGCGGCTCATGATGATTGTTGACAAACCAA AAACAAATGACTGGACACCccttgaagaaagaaacacagAAGAAGATCCCCTCAACATATGA
- the OPT6 gene encoding oligopeptide transporter 1 (oligopeptide transporter 1 (OPT6); FUNCTIONS IN: oligopeptide transporter activity; INVOLVED IN: oligopeptide transport; LOCATED IN: plasma membrane, membrane; EXPRESSED IN: 9 plant structures; EXPRESSED DURING: 4 anthesis, F mature embryo stage, petal differentiation and expansion stage, E expanded cotyledon stage, D bilateral stage; CONTAINS InterPro DOMAIN/s: Tetrapeptide transporter, OPT1/isp4 (InterPro:IPR004648), Oligopeptide transporter OPT superfamily (InterPro:IPR004813); BEST Arabidopsis thaliana protein match is: oligopeptide transporter 9 (TAIR:AT5G53510.1); Has 1157 Blast hits to 1133 proteins in 115 species: Archae - 0; Bacteria - 21; Metazoa - 0; Fungi - 800; Plants - 327; Viruses - 0; Other Eukaryotes - 9 (source: NCBI BLink).), translating to MGEIATEFTPVMDDDDDRCVVPEVELTVPKTDDSTLPVLTFRMWVLGIGACIVLSFINQFFWYRTMPLSITGISAQIAVVPLGHLMARVLPTKRFLEGTRFQFTLNPGAFNVKEHVLITIFANSGAGSVYATHILSAIKLYYKRSLPFLPAFLVMITTQILGFGWAGLFRKHLVEPGEMWWPSNLVQVSLFGALHEKEKKSRGGMSRTQFFLIVLVASFAYYIFPGYLFTMLTSISWVCWLNPKSILVNQLGSGEHGLGIGSIGFDWVTISAYLGSPLASPLFASVNVAIGFVLVMYIVTPVCYWLNIYDAKTFPIFSSQLFMGNGSRYDVLSIIDSKFHLDRVVYSRTGSINMSTFFAVTYGLGFATLSATIVHVLVFNGSDLWKQTRGAFQKNKKMDIHTRIMKKNYREVPLWWFLVILLLNIALIMFISVHYNATVQLPWWGVLLACAIAISFTPLIGVIAATTNQAPGLNIITEYVIGYIYPERPVANMCFKVYGYISMTQALTFISDFKLGHYMKIPPRSMFMAQVAGTLVAVVVYTGTAWWLMEEIPHLCDTSLLPSDSQWTCPMDRVFFDASVIWGLVGPRRVFGDLGEYSNVNWFFLVGAIAPLLVWLATKMFPAQTWIAKIHIPVLVGATAMMPPATAVNFTSWLIVAFIFGHFIFKYRRVWWTKYNYVLSGGLDAGSAFMTILLFLALGRKGIEVQWWGNSGDRDTCPLASCPTAKGVVVKGCPVF from the exons ATGGGAGAGATAGCAACAGAGTTCACGCCGGttatggatgatgatgatgaccgGTGCGTTGTACCGGAGGTAGAGCTCACTGTACCCAAGACCGACGATTCAACTTTACCGGTTTTAACATTTCGGATGTGGGTTCTTGGTATAGGCGCGTGCATTGTACTCTCCTTTATCAACCAGTTTTTCTGGTACAGAACGATGCCGTTGAGTATCACCGGAATCTCCGCTCAGATCGCCGTCGTGCCGCTTGGTCATCTCATGGCGAGAGTGCTTCCGACAAAAAGATTCTTGGAAGGTACGAGGTTTCAGTTTACCTTAAACCCGGGTGCCTTCAACGTCAAGGAACATGTTCTGATAACTATCTTTGCAAATTCCGGCGCCGGCTCTGTTTACGCTACTCACATACTTAGTGCTATTAAGCTTTACTACAAACGTTCTCTTCCTTTCCTCCCTGCATTTCTCGTCATGATCACCACTCAG ATTCTTGGATTTGGTTGGGCTGGTCTCTTCAGGAAACACCTTGTTGAGCCTGGTGAAATGTGGTGGCCAAGCAATCTTGTTCAAGTCTCTCTCTTTGGTGCGTTACacgagaaagaaaagaaatcaagaggAGGCATGAGTAGAACTCAATTCTTCTTAATCGTCCTCGTAGCTAGCTTTGCTTACTACATCTTTCCTGGTTATCTTTTCACCATGTTAACATCAATCTCATGGGTCTGTTGGCTCAATCCCAAATCAATTCTGGTAAACCAACTCGGTTCAGGTGAACATGGTCTTGGCATTGGTTCCATTGGTTTTGATTGGGTCACTATTAGTGCTTATCTTGGAAGCCCTTTAGCTAGTCCTTTGTTCGCTTCCGTCAATGTAGCCATTGGTTTCGTGCTGGTTATGTATATCGTCACGCCTGTTTGTTACTGGCTTAACATTTATGATGCCAAGACCTTCCCTATCTTCTCTAGTCAGCTCTTCATGGGGAATGGCTCACGTTATGATGTTTTGAGCATTATTGATAGCAAATTCCATCTTGACCGTGTGGTTTACTCTAGGACCGGGTCCATCAATATGAGCACCTTCTTTGCTGTTACTTATGGTCTCGGGTTTGCTACATTGTCTGCCACCATTGTCCATGTTTTAGTCTTCAACGGAAG TGACTTGTGGAAGCAGACAAGAGGGGCGTTtcagaagaataagaaaatggaTATACACAcgagaatcatgaagaaaaaCTACAGGGAAGTTCCATTGTGGTGGTTTTTGGTAATCCTTTTACTGAATATCGCGCTTATCATGTTCATCTCCGTGCACTACAACGCTACTGTGCAGCTTCCTTGGTGGGGAGTGTTACTTGCTTGTGCCATTGCCATCAGTTTCACTCCTTTGATCGGTGTCATAGCTGCCACCACTAATCAGGCACCGGGATTGAATATCATAACAGAGTATGTTATCGGGTATATCTACCCGGAACGTCCTGTTGCAAACATGTGTTTCAAGGTCTATGGATACATTAGTATGACTCAAGCGCTAACTTTCATTTCCGACTTCAAGCTTGGTCATTACATGAAGATCCCGCCTAGATCCATGTTCATGGCTCAG GTGGCTGGGACACTTGTGGCGGTGGTTGTGTACACAGGAACAGCCTGGTGGTTAATGGAAGAGATTCCTCATCTTTGTGATACATCCTTGCTTCCTTCAGACAGCCAATGGACTTGTCCCATGGACCGCGTTTTCTTTGACGCCTCTGTGATTTGGGGACTAGTGGGACCACGCAGGGTGTTTGGAGACCTTGGAGAATACTCAAATGTCAACTGGTTCTTCCTCGTTGGAGCCATAGCTCCACTCTTAGTTTGGCTAGCCACAAAGATGTTTCCGGCTCAGACATGGATCGCCAAGATTCATATCCCTGTCCTTGTGGGAGCCACCGCAATGATGCCACCAGCAACAGCAGTTAACTTCACTAGTTGGCTCATCGTCGCATTCATCTTTGGCCACTTCATCTTCAAGTACAGAAGAGTGTGGTGGACCAAGTATAACTATGTGTTGTCTGGTGGTTTAGATGCTGGCTCTGCTTTTATGACCATACTTCTGTTTCTAGCACTCGGACGAAAAGGAATTGAAGTGCAGTGGTGGGGAAATTCCGGCGACCGAGATACATGTCCCTTAGCTTCTTGTCCAACTGCTAAAGGTGTTGTCGTCAAAGGCTGTCCCGTCTTCTAG
- a CDS encoding Yippee family putative zinc-binding protein (Yippee family putative zinc-binding protein; CONTAINS InterPro DOMAIN/s: Yippee-like protein (InterPro:IPR004910); BEST Arabidopsis thaliana protein match is: Yippee family putative zinc-binding protein (TAIR:AT4G27745.1); Has 984 Blast hits to 980 proteins in 211 species: Archae - 0; Bacteria - 0; Metazoa - 457; Fungi - 211; Plants - 235; Viruses - 0; Other Eukaryotes - 81 (source: NCBI BLink).): protein MAANKTLPTYFCRNCENPLALGEDLISKKFVGASGPAFMFSHAMNVVVGPKIGRKLITGSYVVADVMCSKCGETLGWKYVETFDLKQRYKEGMFVIEKLKLTKRY, encoded by the exons ATGGCAGCAAACAAAACTCTTCCTACGTATTTTTGCAGAAACTGCGAGAATCCACTAGCTCTCGGTGAAGATCTCATCTCCAAAAAATTTgtg GGAGCTTCAGGGCCAGCGTTTATGTTTTCACACGCGATGAACGTGGTGGTTGGACCGAAGATTGGGAGGAAACTGATAACCGGATCGTATGTAGTGGCAGATGTGATGTGCAGTAAGTGTGGTGAGACGTTGGGTTGGAAATATGTTGAGACATTCGATCTTAAACAGAGGTATAAAGAAGGCATGTTTGTCATCGAGAAGCTCAAGTTGACCAAAAGATATTGA
- a CDS encoding Yippee family putative zinc-binding protein, which translates to MAQAIGPRLYSCCNCRNHVGLHDDIISKAFQGRTGRAFLFSHAMNIVVGPKEDRNLLTGLHTVADISCVDCNEPLGWKYERAYETSQKYKEGKFIFEKAKIVKEDW; encoded by the exons ATGGCTCAGGCAATTGGTCCAAGACTGTATAGTTGCTGCAACTGCAGAAACCATGTTGGACTTCACGATGATATCATCTCTAAGGCTTTTCAG GGAAGAACTGGGCGAGCCTTCCTGTTCTCCCACGCAATGAACATTGTGGTAGGACCTAAAGAAGACCGGAATCTTCTAACTGGTCTACACACCGTGGCTGATATATCTTGTGTTGACTGTAACGAACCATTGGGTTGGAAATACGAGCGAGCTTATGAGACCTCACAGAAGTACAAGGAGGGCAAGTTCATATTCGAAAAGGCTAAGATTGTCAAGGAGGATTGGTAG
- the ISI1 gene encoding binding protein (IMPAIRED SUCROSE INDUCTION 1 (ISI1); FUNCTIONS IN: binding; INVOLVED IN: sucrose mediated signaling, regulation of carbohydrate metabolic process; LOCATED IN: cellular_component unknown; EXPRESSED IN: 26 plant structures; EXPRESSED DURING: 15 growth stages; CONTAINS InterPro DOMAIN/s: Cell division control 14, SIN component (InterPro:IPR012535), Armadillo-type fold (InterPro:IPR016024); Has 74 Blast hits to 74 proteins in 36 species: Archae - 0; Bacteria - 0; Metazoa - 0; Fungi - 31; Plants - 43; Viruses - 0; Other Eukaryotes - 0 (source: NCBI BLink).) — protein MYLKRPIWSDGASATPENPSESETGEESDAASMVVEELVTSLNTQRLYRELTLSLRTGLRDACAEFSFLRIRGLRSLLKTLRTVADSDSIIRLFSHTQTISDLQLVPVLFQHSLKEAEDDKVTSLDHIFSVEPMKITSPSTDAEVAVALRVLEGCCLLHPQSTVLAHKHGAVRVMMNVLSTRGVLEQGACLDALISVLLDSSANQVDFGACNGIEEVAMLMRDKQADENLRLRCGEFLLLLVGHVNGKDRSPIASVNEDIRRLLGEKSASLIWAASQFGSTGDPEQRITALHIQAGRVLESLDLY, from the exons ATGTATCTGAAGAGACCGATATGGAGCGATGGCGCGTCAGCAACGCCGGAGAATCCATCAGAATCGGAGACCGGAGAAGAATCAGACGCGGCGTCGATGGTAGTCGAAGAGCTGGTGACTTCTCTCAATACACAGAGACTTTACAGGGAGCTGACACTATCCCTCAGGACCGGTTTACGCGATGCTTGCGCTGAATTCTCCTTCCTTCGCATCCGTGGTCTTAGATCTCTTCTCAAAACTCTCCGAACTGTCGCTGATTCAGATTCAATCATTCGTCTCTTCTCTCATACCCAAACCATTTCCGATCTCCAAC TGGTTCCGGTGCTTTTTCAACATTCATTGAAAGAAGCGGAGGATGATAAAGTGACGAGCTTGGATCATATATTCAGTGTGGAGCCGATGAAGATAACAAGTCCTTCTACGGATGCTGAGGTTGCTGTTGCTCTTAGAGTTCTCGAAGGATGCTGCCTTCTCCATCCTCAGAGCACTGTCCTGGCTCATAAGCATGGTGCAGTCCGC GTAATGATGAATGTATTATCAACACGAGGAGTACTTGAGCAAGGAGCCTGCTTGGATGCCTTAATCTCAGTATTGCTGGATTCATCAGCAAATCAGGTG GATTTTGGAGCTTGCAATGGCATTGAAGAGGTTGCAATGCTCATGCGAGACAAACAAGCTGATGAAAACCTCAG GTTAAGATGCGGAGAGTTCTTACTACTGTTAGTTGGACACGTAAATGGGAAGGATCGATCTCCAATAGCGAGTGTAAATGAAGACATCAGGCGCCTCTTGGGTGAAAAATCTGCTTCTTTAATATGGGCGGCGAGTCAATTCGGTTCAACAGGTGATCCTGAACAAAGAATCACGGCGCTTCATATCCAGGCTGGTAGAGTGCTCGAGTCTCTTGACTTGTACTAA
- the FEY gene encoding NAD(P)-binding Rossmann-fold superfamily protein (FOREVER YOUNG (FEY); FUNCTIONS IN: oxidoreductase activity, binding, catalytic activity; INVOLVED IN: multicellular organismal development, meristem maintenance; EXPRESSED IN: 21 plant structures; EXPRESSED DURING: 13 growth stages; CONTAINS InterPro DOMAIN/s: NAD(P)-binding domain (InterPro:IPR016040), Glucose/ribitol dehydrogenase (InterPro:IPR002347), Short-chain dehydrogenase/reductase SDR (InterPro:IPR002198); BEST Arabidopsis thaliana protein match is: NAD(P)-binding Rossmann-fold superfamily protein (TAIR:AT5G53090.1); Has 74609 Blast hits to 74569 proteins in 3131 species: Archae - 650; Bacteria - 51148; Metazoa - 4951; Fungi - 3783; Plants - 2113; Viruses - 0; Other Eukaryotes - 11964 (source: NCBI BLink).): MSDETTSSPSPAPAKKKQNLGWMEWMRGWSSVFGEILFQRITASHLENPLPLPSVNDLTCVVTGSTSGIGRETARQLAEAGAHVVMAVRNTKAAQELILQWQNEWSGKGLPLNIEAMEIDLLSLDSVARFAEAFNARLGPLHVLINNAGMFAMGEAQKFSEEGYEQHMQVNHLAPALLSVLLLPSLIRGSPSRIINVNSVMHSVGFVDPDDMNVVSGRRKYSSLIGYSSSKLAQIMFSSILFKKLPLETGVSVVCLSPGVVLTNVARDLSRILQALYAVIPYFIFSPQEGCRSSLFSATDPQIPEYWETLKNDDWPVCPFISQDCRPANPSEEAHNTETAQRVWKKTLELVGLPLDAVEKLIEGENIQCRYGAQHE, translated from the exons atgagtgaCGAAACGACGTCATCTCCGTCCCCAGCTCcggcgaagaagaagcagaatctGGGATGGATGGAGTGGATGAGGGGATGGAGCAGTGTTTTCGGGGAGATTCTCTTCCAGAGGATCACAGCTTCTCATTTGGAGaatcctcttcctcttccttccGTCAACGACCTCACTTGCGTTGTCACTGGCTCCACCAGCGGCATTGGCCGTGAAACCGCGAG GCAGCTTGCAGAAGCTGGTGCTCATGTTGTGATGGCCGTAAGGAACACAAAGGCGGCTCAGGAGCTGATACTGCAATGGCAGAACGAATGGTCTGGTAAAGGTCTCCCACTCAATATTGAG gCAATGGAGATTGATCTACTCTCACTGGATTCTGTCGCGAGATTTGCTGAGGCTTTCAACGCTCGGTTAGGACCTTTGCATGTTCTGATTAACAATGCTGGGATGTTTGCTATGGGAG AGGCGCAAAAATTCTCAGAGGAAGGATATGAGCAGCACATGCAAGTGAATCATTTAGCTCCAGCGCTGCTTTCAGTACTTCTTTTGCCGTCTCTGATCCGAGGCTCTCCTAGCCGAATCATTAATGTGAATTCCGTT ATGCATAGTGTCGGTTTTGTTGACCCGGATGACATGAATGTTGTTTCTGGTAGACGTAAGTACTCAAGCCTTATAGGATACTCAAGCAGCAAGCTTGCCCAG ATTATGTTTAGTAGCATTCTTTTCAAAAAGCTTCCTCTGGAAACAGGAGTCAGCGTCGTATGTCTATCCCCTGGTGTTGTCCTAACAAATGTT GCCAGGGATCTATCCAGGATTCTTCAAGCTCTTTACGCAGTGATAccttatttcatattttcaccCCAAGAAGGTTGTAGAAGTTCTCTATTCTCGGCCACAGATCCTCAGATTCCAGAGTACTGGGAAACACTAAAAAACGATGATTGGCCTGTTTGCCCATTCATCTCTCAAGATTGCCGCCCTGCAAATCCTTCCGAAGAAGCACACAACACAGAAACTGCACAGAGAGTGTGGAAAAAGACGTTAGAGCTGGTGGGTCTTCCTCTCGATGCAGTTGAGAAGCTCATAGAAGGGGAAAATATCCAATGCCGGTATGGAGCACAACACGAATAG
- the ACBP2 gene encoding acyl-CoA binding protein 2 (acyl-CoA binding protein 2 (ACBP2); CONTAINS InterPro DOMAIN/s: Ankyrin repeat-containing domain (InterPro:IPR020683), Acyl-CoA-binding protein, ACBP (InterPro:IPR000582), FERM/acyl-CoA-binding protein, 3-helical bundle (InterPro:IPR014352), Ankyrin repeat (InterPro:IPR002110); BEST Arabidopsis thaliana protein match is: acyl-CoA binding protein 1 (TAIR:AT5G53470.1); Has 90208 Blast hits to 29988 proteins in 1366 species: Archae - 152; Bacteria - 8068; Metazoa - 46498; Fungi - 7104; Plants - 3511; Viruses - 860; Other Eukaryotes - 24015 (source: NCBI BLink).) codes for MGDWAQLAQSVILGLIFSYLLAKLISIVVTFKEDNLSLTRHPEESQLEIKPEGVDSRRLDSSCGGFGGEADSLVAEQGSSRSDSVAGDDSEEDDDWEGVESTELDEAFSAATLFVTTAAADRLSQKVPSDVQQQLYGLYKIATEGPCTAPQPSALKMTARAKWQAWQKLGAMPPEEAMEKYIEIVTQLYPTWLDGGVKAGSRGGDDAASNSRGTMGPVFSSLVYDEESENELKIDAIHGFAREGEVENLLKSIESGIPVNARDSEGRTPLHWAIDRGHLNIAKVLVDKNADVNAKDNEGQTPLHYAVVCDREAIAEFLVKQNANTAAKDEDGNSPLDLCESDWPWIRDSAKQAD; via the exons ATGGGTGATTGGGCTCAACTTGCTCAGTCTGTGATCCTaggtttgattttctcttACCTTCTCGCTAAGCTGATCTCGATCGTCGTCACGTTTAAAGAAGACAATCTCTCTCTTACTCGTCACCCAGAGGAGTCTCAATTGGAAATTAAACCGGAAGGAGTTGACTCGCGACGTCTCGATTCCTCTTGCGGTGGTTTCGGTGGTGAGGCGGATTCGCTTGTGGCGGAGCAGGGTAGCTCCCGAAGTGATAGCGTTGCCGGTGACGACagtgaggaagatgatgattggGAAGGCGTCGAGAGCACGGAACTCGATGAGGCTTTTAGCGCCGCCACTCTTTTTGTGACTACCGCCGCCGCAGATCGGCTTTCGCAGAAGGTACCGAGTGATGTGCAGCAGCAGCTTTACGGATTGTATAAGATTGCTACGGAAGGGCCGTGTACTGCTCCTCAGCCATCAGCTCTCAAAATGACTGCTCGTGCCAAGTg GCAAGCATGGCAGAAACTGGGAGCTATGCCACCTGAAGAGGCGATGGAGAAGTATATTGAGATTGTCACTCAGCTTTACCCAACTTGGTTAGACGGTGGCGTG AAAGCCGGAAGTCGGGGTGGGGATGATGCAGCCTCCAACTCAAGAGGAACCATGGGACCAGTTTTTAGCTCTTTGGTTTATGATGAGGAGTCCGAAAATGAGTT GAAGATTGATGCCATACACGGATTTGCTAGAGAAGGAGAAGTCGAGAATTTACTGAAAAGCATTGAAAGCGGCATTCCTGTAAATGCAAGGG ACAGTGAAGGTCGCACACCATTGCACTGGGCTATAGACCGTGGCCACCTCAACATCGCCAAAGTTCTGGTCGATAAGAACGCCGATGTGAATGCTAAG GACAACGAAGGCCAAACCCCTTTGCATTATGCTGTTGTATGCGACAGAGAAGCTATCGCCGAGTTTCTGGTTAAACAGAACGCAAACACAGCCGCTAAAGATGAGGATGGAAACTCTCCCCTTGATCTCTGTGAATCAGACTGGCCCTGGATCCGAGATTCTGCAAAGCAGGCAGACTAA
- the ACBP2 gene encoding acyl-CoA binding protein 2 — protein MGDWAQLAQSVILGLIFSYLLAKLISIVVTFKEDNLSLTRHPEESQLEIKPEGVDSRRLDSSCGGFGGEADSLVAEQGSSRSDSVAGDDSEEDDDWEGVESTELDEAFSAATLFVTTAAADRLSQKVPSDVQQQLYGLYKIATEGPCTAPQPSALKMTARAKWQAWQKLGAMPPEEAMEKYIEIVTQLYPTWLDGGVKAGSRGGDDAASNSRGTMGPVFSSLVYDEESENELKIDAIHGFAREGEVENLLKSIESGIPVNARG, from the exons ATGGGTGATTGGGCTCAACTTGCTCAGTCTGTGATCCTaggtttgattttctcttACCTTCTCGCTAAGCTGATCTCGATCGTCGTCACGTTTAAAGAAGACAATCTCTCTCTTACTCGTCACCCAGAGGAGTCTCAATTGGAAATTAAACCGGAAGGAGTTGACTCGCGACGTCTCGATTCCTCTTGCGGTGGTTTCGGTGGTGAGGCGGATTCGCTTGTGGCGGAGCAGGGTAGCTCCCGAAGTGATAGCGTTGCCGGTGACGACagtgaggaagatgatgattggGAAGGCGTCGAGAGCACGGAACTCGATGAGGCTTTTAGCGCCGCCACTCTTTTTGTGACTACCGCCGCCGCAGATCGGCTTTCGCAGAAGGTACCGAGTGATGTGCAGCAGCAGCTTTACGGATTGTATAAGATTGCTACGGAAGGGCCGTGTACTGCTCCTCAGCCATCAGCTCTCAAAATGACTGCTCGTGCCAAGTg GCAAGCATGGCAGAAACTGGGAGCTATGCCACCTGAAGAGGCGATGGAGAAGTATATTGAGATTGTCACTCAGCTTTACCCAACTTGGTTAGACGGTGGCGTG AAAGCCGGAAGTCGGGGTGGGGATGATGCAGCCTCCAACTCAAGAGGAACCATGGGACCAGTTTTTAGCTCTTTGGTTTATGATGAGGAGTCCGAAAATGAGTT GAAGATTGATGCCATACACGGATTTGCTAGAGAAGGAGAAGTCGAGAATTTACTGAAAAGCATTGAAAGCGGCATTCCTGTAAATGCAAGGGGTTAG